In a genomic window of Nostoc sp. UHCC 0870:
- a CDS encoding dynamin family protein, giving the protein MTFAKQIDEIIGKRHEQANILAGVIEKWRNLKKELEILEQERNNHISIISDTNSNAYLRLQKINLSAWIKKINNKIDELDNLKTRLSRGTLNIGVVGRMRQGKSQLLQSLTGLTNAEIPTSSDGVCTRILSKVFHEPSTVRNEIQFHSADSLLEIIHLYYDILGLATNSKPKSIDDFHSIKNEDFPRLPPEIIKKNPSAKYLYGILRGNYYSNYEEYKKLLTGQLQVIPQAEIINYVTRNQQNSNVRPNSKYLSVRELRIFCEFPDGDEVGKIGVVDLPGLGDDDVSDAELLIKTIKQDIDFILFVRRPDTKGDNWQEADRKMYGLAEKALEGFPIKECSFIVLNKDKDNPIKSEKDCNRFRDEVKEQGLVVSNVVIANCTNSADVKKEVLTPALENLTKNIGRVYEQYLRFHNQDLITFQKEISHILSEAFKATEGFQSTENEEFNDWFEDKIWVEMRKKFNQENKNLLNNQNKPHEEFEKEVNNVVEKCLNGKAKIVPDTNEIEDLYASCGSSYKMAFYMCINEVKTNLIREFKTLDKALKKSEIKLQLSVAKILYEQGWLEKHSSFQEYSLKEEECVDFFVKVKELVPQHRKELKQAFEEIQQCTDTYGDTIISWIQPHLDTLKPDQHLDPISRKQFFTDESNLISQQVNELQQTVVNLSEEEVNKLDSTMQQLTDDIKAELLSKMMEAISQYMPFPLSQKLVQNILYLSLQKAYVLVKGFINSSASESIATNTLPSPNKPQMEKIEESIMSEIDSLRKKVVEDCQHTLKDKLNFPNKEAHTKFDKFFANAIAFNKAETAWRDFYQYEKNQELWPGAKSKENAQQLEKEWQDLVNNAIDASSADGLVLP; this is encoded by the coding sequence ATGACTTTTGCAAAGCAAATTGATGAAATTATTGGTAAGCGTCACGAGCAAGCAAATATATTAGCAGGTGTTATAGAAAAATGGAGAAATCTTAAAAAGGAACTGGAAATACTTGAGCAAGAACGAAATAACCACATTTCAATTATTTCGGATACCAACTCCAATGCTTATTTACGTTTACAGAAGATTAATTTATCAGCATGGATCAAGAAAATTAATAATAAGATAGATGAATTAGATAATCTCAAAACACGGTTATCTCGCGGAACATTGAATATTGGCGTAGTAGGAAGAATGCGTCAAGGAAAAAGCCAATTACTACAAAGTTTAACGGGACTAACTAATGCTGAAATTCCTACTAGCTCAGATGGAGTATGTACAAGAATTTTGAGTAAAGTTTTTCATGAACCAAGCACAGTCAGAAATGAAATCCAATTTCATTCTGCTGATTCTTTACTAGAAATTATTCATCTATACTACGACATTCTGGGATTAGCTACTAACTCTAAACCAAAATCTATAGATGATTTCCACTCCATAAAGAATGAAGATTTTCCCAGGCTACCTCCAGAGATAATAAAGAAAAATCCCAGTGCCAAATATCTTTACGGGATTCTTCGCGGCAATTATTATAGCAACTATGAAGAATACAAAAAACTCCTTACTGGACAACTTCAAGTAATTCCTCAAGCAGAAATAATTAATTATGTTACTAGAAATCAACAAAATAGTAACGTGAGACCAAATAGCAAATATCTGTCAGTAAGAGAACTGAGGATATTTTGCGAATTTCCTGATGGCGATGAAGTAGGCAAAATTGGAGTAGTTGATTTACCTGGTTTAGGTGATGATGACGTATCAGATGCGGAGTTATTAATTAAAACTATCAAGCAAGATATTGACTTTATTCTATTTGTCCGCAGGCCTGATACGAAAGGAGATAATTGGCAAGAAGCTGATAGAAAAATGTATGGATTAGCAGAAAAAGCTCTTGAGGGTTTTCCTATTAAAGAATGTTCTTTTATAGTTTTAAATAAAGACAAAGATAACCCTATTAAAAGTGAAAAAGATTGCAACCGTTTTCGTGATGAAGTTAAAGAACAAGGACTTGTAGTTTCCAATGTAGTAATTGCTAACTGCACTAACTCTGCTGATGTTAAAAAAGAAGTTCTGACTCCTGCTCTAGAGAACTTAACTAAAAATATTGGCAGGGTTTATGAGCAATATTTACGTTTTCACAATCAAGATTTAATAACTTTTCAGAAGGAAATTTCTCATATCCTAAGTGAAGCATTTAAAGCTACAGAAGGCTTTCAATCTACAGAAAATGAAGAGTTTAATGATTGGTTTGAAGATAAAATTTGGGTGGAAATGAGGAAGAAATTCAACCAAGAAAATAAGAACCTATTGAATAATCAGAATAAACCCCATGAGGAGTTTGAAAAAGAAGTCAATAACGTTGTAGAAAAGTGTTTAAATGGAAAAGCCAAAATTGTTCCAGACACGAATGAAATTGAAGATTTATATGCTAGTTGTGGTAGTTCCTACAAAATGGCGTTCTATATGTGTATTAACGAAGTTAAAACAAACCTAATTAGGGAATTTAAAACATTAGACAAGGCATTAAAAAAATCGGAAATAAAATTACAATTATCAGTAGCTAAAATTTTGTACGAACAGGGTTGGCTTGAAAAACATAGCTCTTTTCAAGAATATAGCTTAAAAGAGGAAGAGTGTGTCGATTTTTTTGTTAAAGTCAAAGAACTAGTTCCTCAACATAGAAAAGAGCTTAAGCAAGCTTTTGAAGAAATTCAACAGTGTACCGATACATATGGAGACACTATTATCAGTTGGATTCAACCTCATCTTGATACTCTAAAACCTGACCAACATCTTGATCCAATATCTAGAAAACAATTTTTCACTGATGAATCTAATTTAATATCTCAACAAGTTAATGAACTTCAGCAGACAGTTGTCAATCTATCTGAAGAGGAAGTTAACAAGTTGGATAGCACAATGCAACAACTTACAGATGATATTAAAGCTGAGTTACTGTCTAAAATGATGGAAGCTATATCGCAATATATGCCTTTTCCTTTATCGCAGAAATTAGTTCAAAATATTTTATATCTTAGCTTGCAAAAAGCATATGTTTTGGTAAAAGGATTTATTAATAGTTCCGCATCTGAAAGCATTGCTACCAATACATTACCTTCTCCAAACAAACCACAAATGGAAAAAATAGAAGAATCAATTATGTCAGAGATTGATTCTTTACGTAAGAAAGTTGTAGAAGACTGTCAGCATACTTTGAAAGATAAGCTAAACTTCCCTAATAAAGAAGCACATACAAAATTTGACAAATTTTTCGCTAATGCTATAGCTTTTAACAAAGCTGAGACTGCATGGCGAGATTTTTATCAATACGAGAAAAATCAAGAACTCTGGCCAGGTGCTAAATCTAAGGAAAATGCTCAACAGCTAGAGAAGGAATGGCAAGATTTAGTAAATAATGCGATAGATGCAAGCAGTGCTGATGGTTTAGTGTTACCTTGA
- a CDS encoding LysM peptidoglycan-binding domain-containing protein — protein sequence MIFSSLTGSLLLPELGDAVFQKTDAVAQAQQGNGTRHTVQPGEFLSNIAERYYGDGGEASWRRIYEANRGVIGPDPTQLRAGMVLVIPGNNQPRPNPVANRGSFQDMLLALGRRETGRQNPPYNIENSLGFMGKYQFGEALLIDLGYYRANTYYGQPGVNKNYWRGTWTGKNGANSKQDFLNNKNNVQERAISEAMSLKWSRLNGELQQRGRSTRDFIGRRQRGIVITSSGLLAASHLRGPKAAAEMLLFDRDNPDENGTSIFAYLNEFRGFRTPFD from the coding sequence ATGATATTTTCCTCTTTAACTGGCTCATTGTTATTACCTGAACTTGGCGATGCTGTTTTCCAAAAAACTGATGCTGTCGCCCAAGCGCAACAGGGAAATGGAACTCGACACACAGTACAACCTGGTGAGTTCTTATCAAATATTGCTGAGAGATATTATGGTGATGGTGGCGAAGCTTCTTGGAGAAGAATTTATGAGGCTAATCGGGGTGTAATTGGGCCTGATCCTACACAACTCAGGGCGGGAATGGTACTGGTTATACCTGGAAATAATCAGCCTCGGCCTAATCCTGTTGCTAATAGGGGCAGTTTTCAAGATATGCTATTAGCACTTGGACGAAGAGAAACAGGGCGACAAAATCCCCCCTATAATATTGAGAATTCCTTAGGTTTTATGGGTAAGTATCAATTCGGTGAAGCTCTATTAATTGACTTGGGATATTACAGAGCTAATACTTACTACGGACAACCGGGTGTTAACAAGAATTATTGGCGCGGTACATGGACGGGAAAAAATGGTGCTAATAGCAAGCAAGATTTTTTAAATAATAAAAATAATGTCCAAGAAAGAGCAATTAGCGAGGCTATGAGTTTGAAATGGAGTCGTCTCAATGGTGAACTCCAACAGAGAGGACGTTCTACACGGGATTTTATCGGGCGGAGACAAAGAGGAATAGTCATCACTAGTTCTGGACTTCTGGCGGCTTCTCATCTACGTGGTCCAAAAGCAGCTGCGGAAATGTTACTGTTTGATAGGGACAACCCCGATGAAAATGGTACGTCTATTTTTGCTTATTTGAACGAATTTAGGGGATTTAGAACGCCTTTTGACTAG